A genomic window from Cetobacterium somerae ATCC BAA-474 includes:
- a CDS encoding ZIP family metal transporter has protein sequence MYDFLKNLDPVLQALLATLFTYFVTMLGAAMVFFFKTINQKVLNGMLGFASGVMIAASFWSLLNPAIELAENIGLPGWKPAVIGFLFGGIFLWSIDKFLPHLHQNQPISNAEGISTKWRRSILLVLAITLHNIPEGLAVGVAFGALAVTGPESSSTLVSAIALAIGIGLQNFPEGAAVSIPLRRDGMSRRKAFFYGQASGIVEPIAGVIGAIFVIKMTFLLPYALAFAAGAMIYVVAEELIPTAKEIRHDDSGTIGVMFGFAIMMFLDVALG, from the coding sequence ATGTATGATTTTTTAAAAAATTTAGATCCTGTTTTACAGGCTCTTTTGGCCACTTTATTTACATATTTTGTAACAATGCTTGGAGCTGCTATGGTATTTTTCTTTAAGACTATAAATCAAAAAGTATTAAATGGAATGCTCGGATTCGCTTCTGGTGTTATGATTGCAGCTTCTTTTTGGTCACTATTGAATCCTGCCATTGAATTAGCAGAAAATATAGGTTTACCTGGATGGAAACCAGCTGTTATAGGTTTTCTTTTTGGTGGTATTTTTCTTTGGTCTATTGATAAATTTTTACCTCATCTTCATCAAAATCAACCTATATCAAATGCAGAAGGAATTTCTACAAAATGGAGAAGAAGTATTCTTTTAGTTTTAGCTATAACTCTTCACAATATTCCTGAAGGATTAGCTGTTGGTGTCGCTTTTGGTGCTTTAGCTGTAACTGGACCGGAATCTTCATCTACACTGGTTTCTGCAATAGCTTTAGCTATTGGTATAGGTCTTCAAAACTTTCCAGAAGGAGCCGCTGTTTCTATTCCTTTAAGAAGAGATGGAATGAGTAGAAGAAAAGCCTTCTTCTATGGACAGGCTTCTGGTATTGTTGAACCAATAGCTGGTGTTATCGGTGCTATTTTTGTTATTAAAATGACTTTTTTACTTCCTTATGCGCTTGCTTTTGCTGCTGGTGCTATGATATACGTTGTAGCAGAAGAACTTATTCCAACTGCTAAAGAGATTCGTCATGATGATTCAGGAACTATCGGAGTTATGTTTGGTTTTGCTATAATGATGTTTTTAGATGTGGCATTAGGTTAA